Within Sphingomonas morindae, the genomic segment GGCTTGGGCCATGGGAGGCGGACGGGGGATGGAAGGGCTGACAATCGTGCGCCACCCGCTGGTGCAGCACAAGCTTTCCCTGTTGCGGGACCGCTCGACCCCCACCCAGATGTTTCGCGCGGTGATGCGCGAGACCGCCACTTTGCTCTGTTACGAGGTGACGCGCGACCTGCCGACGCGCCCAGTGCGGATCGAAACGCCGCTGGCGCCGATCGAGGCGGCCGAGATCGCGGGCAAGAAGCTGGTGTTCGTCCCCATATTGCGCGCCGGCCTGGCCATGGCGGAGGGCATGCTCGATCTGGTGCCCGCCGCGCGCGTGGCGCATCTCGGCCTCTATCGCGATCCCGCGACGCTCCAGGCGGTCGAATATTATTTCAAGGCGCCGGAGGATATCGCGGCGCGGCTGGTGATCGTCGTCGATCCCATGCTCGCCACCGGCCACAGCGCGATCGCCGCGCTGGACCGGCTCAAGGCGGCGGGCGTGACGGCGCCGCGTTTCGTCTGCCTGCTCGCCGCGCGCGCGGGCGTGGAGGCGCTGCGCGCCGCCCATCCCGACGTGCCGATCTGGACGGCGGCGGTGGACGAAGTGCTGAACGATCATGGCTATATCGTGCCCGGCCTGGGCGATGCCGGCGACCGCACCTTCGGCACGCGCTGAGCACGACGCAAGTTAATTTGACCTTCACCAGAGCTGGTGAAGCTTCGGCAACCAAGCCCCTGTAGCACGGCCTCGACAAGGAGGATCCGTCATGGGTTTGCGGGCTGAACTGACAGTATTGGATCGCGAGAGCCGTCGCCCTGTCCGTCTGCGTGGCACCATCCGCCATGGCCAGGGTCCGGTGGACATGGAGATTCACGATCTCTCCACCACGGGCTTCCGGGCGGAAACGCCGGCGGAGCTGCGCGTGGGCGATCATGTCGCCGTGGGCGCCACCGCCTTTGGCCGCACCAAGGCCGAGGTGATCTGGCAGCAGGGCACGATCTACGGCTTCCGCTTCGATCGCGGCATCAGCGAGCTGGACGTGCGCCATGCGCGCGAGACGCCGAACGTGGTGATCGGCGATTTCGGCGAGGCGGGCCCGGCGCCCGCCGGCATGGCGCTGCCGGCGCCGCTGCCGGGCGAGGTCAAGCTGCCGGTGGGCACGCGCCTGATCGTCATCTTCGCGAGCACCGTCGCCTGCTGGGCGGCGCTCGGCGGGGTGGGCCGGATCCTGTACGGCGTGCTGGCGGGCTGAGCGGGCCCGCTCAGCCGCCCTCCACCCCGAAACGATAGAGG encodes:
- the upp gene encoding uracil phosphoribosyltransferase codes for the protein MEGLTIVRHPLVQHKLSLLRDRSTPTQMFRAVMRETATLLCYEVTRDLPTRPVRIETPLAPIEAAEIAGKKLVFVPILRAGLAMAEGMLDLVPAARVAHLGLYRDPATLQAVEYYFKAPEDIAARLVIVVDPMLATGHSAIAALDRLKAAGVTAPRFVCLLAARAGVEALRAAHPDVPIWTAAVDEVLNDHGYIVPGLGDAGDRTFGTR
- a CDS encoding PilZ domain-containing protein, which translates into the protein MGLRAELTVLDRESRRPVRLRGTIRHGQGPVDMEIHDLSTTGFRAETPAELRVGDHVAVGATAFGRTKAEVIWQQGTIYGFRFDRGISELDVRHARETPNVVIGDFGEAGPAPAGMALPAPLPGEVKLPVGTRLIVIFASTVACWAALGGVGRILYGVLAG